From the genome of Hydrogenobacter sp., one region includes:
- a CDS encoding UbiX family flavin prenyltransferase, whose product MKKDLVLCITGASGCIYGYRLLEILYKDFNIHLIISPSGYVVMKEELGLTREDILERFPNVNLIPSSKIDSHTASGSRLCVYKGVIVAPCSMSSLACIANGINQNLIHRTCEVALKERVPLILLLREMPYSVLHIENMLKVARAGAIVMPASPGFYHKPQSLQDLIDFVVGKVLDSLDIKHNLYKRWKS is encoded by the coding sequence TTGAAAAAAGATCTTGTTCTTTGTATAACAGGTGCGAGCGGTTGTATATACGGATACAGATTGCTTGAGATTCTTTACAAAGACTTCAATATACATCTTATTATCTCTCCATCCGGGTATGTGGTTATGAAAGAAGAACTCGGACTAACACGTGAGGATATTTTAGAAAGGTTTCCGAATGTTAATCTGATACCATCTTCAAAAATAGACAGTCATACAGCAAGCGGTTCCCGCCTTTGTGTCTATAAAGGTGTTATCGTTGCCCCTTGTTCAATGAGCAGTCTCGCATGCATCGCAAACGGAATAAATCAAAATCTCATACACAGAACTTGCGAAGTTGCACTCAAAGAACGCGTACCTCTTATTCTCCTTTTGCGTGAGATGCCTTACTCCGTTCTTCACATTGAAAACATGCTAAAAGTTGCAAGAGCTGGAGCTATAGTTATGCCTGCAAGTCCCGGCTTTTATCATAAACCTCAAAGTCTTCAGGATCTCATAGATTTCGTAGTAGGCAAAGTCTTAGACAGCTTGGATATAAAACACAACCTATACAAAAGATGGAAAAGTTAA